GGCGAGCGTCGCCGCGGTCAGGCCGCAGAGCAGGAGCATGGTCGGGCGCCGGGAAGTGAGCATGAGGGAGTGCCTCTCGTCGCGAGCCGCCCGCGAGCGCGTGCGCAGCGGGCCTACCACTCCGAACGTAGGAGCGACAGCGCGGACCCGCCTCCCGCACTAGCCTGATCGCGTGATCATCAGCTGATGCCGCCGCCCCGCGCGGGTCTTCTCTTCTCCGACCCGCGCGCCCACACTGGCGCGCATGCTGACGCTGCAGGAGATTTCCGACCGCCTGGAGATCCAGGAACTCTTCGCCCGCTACGCGCACGCCGTCGACAGCCGCGACTGGGCCGCGCTCAAGGAGGTCTTCACCGAGGACGCCGTCGTCGACTACACCGCGATGGGCGGTCCGGCCGGGACCGTGCCGGAGATCTGCGCGTTCCTGGAGTCGGTGCTGCCGATGTTCCCGGCCACCCAGCACCTGGTGGCGAACATGCTGGTCGAGATCGACGGCGACCGGGCGACGGCCAGGACCATGTGTCACAACCCGATGCCGCTGCCGGACGACGGCGGACTGCTCCAGTGTGGACTCTGGTACATCGACAAGCTGGTGCGCACCGAGGTGGGGTGGCGACTCGCGGAGCGCGGCGAGGAGAAGGCGTATCAGGTCGTGCTGAAGCAGGCCACGGCGGAGTAGCCGGAGCGGCTCCGGTCCGTCGTGGCCTGCTCGGGCCGTCGGCTACTTGCTCCGGCTGCCGAAGAGCGAGCGGCTGAGCCGCCGCAGCGGCGCGAGGAGCACCGTGCGGGAGAAGCGGTTCGGGCGCGCCGGAGCGGAGGGCGTGCCGAGGCCGCGCGGCGTCAGCTCCCTTATCAGGCCGACCGCCTCGGCGACCTCGACCTGCGGGAGCGCGGGCGCGCCGAGCACCGCGAGGTGCCGGTCGAGCCGACGGCTCGCCGCACCCGTGCCGCACTGGACGGCCGGAATGCGCGGCCGACTGCGCAGGTGTTGCGTCTGTTCCATGTCCCACCCCTTGGAAGGCACCAGGGCCGTGGTGCGAAGCCTATCCGCCCCGTGAGGTCGGTGTGCAACTGTCCGTCCAGTTGCAGAGCGTACCCCGCGGCACTGACACCTACTCAGGCGGGGTTGCCCGCACCGGAAGTCGTTGCGGGTGGGGCCTGTGTGACGGTTGTGTCGGCTGCGAGCGGAATCGACTGCGGCAGGACGACGGAGAGACCGAGCCCGGAGAGCCCCATGCCGACGAGGAGCAGCAGGACCGCGACCACGCCCCAAGCGCCGAGCGAGCCCCAGTGGACCCGGCCTCCGTAGCGAACCAGTCCGACCAGCCCGAGGAGGCCGGTCACGATCAGCGCCGCCATGCCGTGCCGGACCCGGTGCAGCTCCCGCTCGCGCACGGCCATCAGCATCGCCGCGCCGAAGGTCAGCGCGAAGGCCGCGAGCACCCGGACGTCCAGCCTGCTGACCGCCCAGGGCCAGTGCCGAACCGCCCAGCCGGGGGCGAGGTAGAGCAGCAGGCCCAGCAGGCCGAGGAAGGCGCCGGAGCAGAAGGTCGGCAGGGCGATCCACCAGGGCATCGGGTCCGGACGCTCAGGCTCGGCGCCCTTGGTCCAGAACCACTGCGCGCCCAGTCCGACCGCGCCGACCAGCGGCGCGACCAGGTGCACGGCGAACCAGCCGAGGGCGGCCAGCACCGCGACGAGCGCACCGCCCCTCAGGTGCAGCGTGCCGTGCTCCAGCAGGATCGCGGCGAGCATCAGGAGCATGAAGAGGGAGGAGCTGAGCACGCTGACCCGGGCGTGCGTCCACCCCCTCGCCCGCGCACCGCAGAGCCAGAGCATCGCGCAGCTGCCCGCGTAGCCGGCGCCGATCAGGGTGGCGCTGACCGGGGACATGGTCCAGGCGAACAGCACCCCGGTCTGCGAGGAGGCGAGCGTGAGCAGCAGGGCCGCGTACGCGGCGCCGAGGGTCAGCGGCACCACCATCGCGAAGCGGACCACCGGGCTGAGCGGCTTGCCGGTCGGCCAGGCCTGCTGCGGCTGCGCCGACTGCGGCTCCATGCCTGCCCCCTTGTTAGACGTGGCGTCAGCATAGGGCGGCGCCCGGCCGCTGTCAGCCCTCGCGCATCGCCCTGATTTTCGGCGCCCGGCTCTTCGGCGAGTCCAGACTGAAGCCGCGGGCATCGCCGAGCTCGTCACGGACGAAGGCCTCGGTCCGGGCGAGCGCCTCCTTCAGCGCCGCGTCCTGCGGCACGAAGAGCTGGTGCACGATCTCGCCGGCCGCCGGGTCGAACTCCCAGAAGCCGACGATCCGGCCGCGGTCGGTCACGAGGTGGCACTGCGGGTCGACGTCGCCGCCGAAGACCCGGCCCTGCTTGGCGCCGGGCACCGGCCGCTGGGCGTCGGCCGGGTCGATCAGACGCGGCAGCGCACGGTGCAGCAGGTGCAGGCCGTCGATCCCGGCGAGCAGGGCGTAGTGCGGCTCCTCGGGGCGGCGGTAGGCGGCGAACTCGTCAGCCAGAGCGGACGGCAGCAGCAGGTCCGTCCCCTGGACCGGGACGAGGCCGAGGGGCGCGACCGCGGCCTTGGCCCGCGCCGCGGTGAAGCCCGAGAACCACCGGAAGTGCCCGAGCGTGGCCGGCCCGGCCCAGTCGAAGTACCGACGGGCGAGCTCGACCTCGGGCTCCGCCACGGCGACCGGCGTGCGCAGCCAGCGGACGTAGCCGTAGCGCTGCTGGTCGAGCCTGCCGTTGACCGGCACGCGGCGGATCTCGCCGCTCGCCTGGAGCAGGCCGAGGGCGAGCGGGAGGGTGGTGCCGAGGCCGCGCTTCTTCCCCGCCTCGCCCAGGTTCCGCACGGCTCCGCCCACGGCATCCTTGATCGCGGCCGGGTCGAGCGCCCCCTCGGCCCCCTCCAAGGCCGCCAGGACCGCCGCACACAGCGTGTCGATCTCGGCCTCGCGCACGCGGAGGTGCTTTCCGGCCGCGGCCAGCTCACCCGCGGGCGCGCCCGCGCCGACCGTGAGCCCGAGCGCGAAGTCGGCGGCGGGGAGCACGTAGGTGCAGCCGCGCGCGGACGGCAGCTCGTGGATCTCCACGGCGGCGACGGCGGCGTCGACCTGCGCCCGGGTCAGCCCGGCGCGGGCGAAGAGCCCCAGGTAGGGAGCCGCGCCGCCGACCGAGCGGGCCCAGCCGGTGCGGGCCAGCACGGTGGCCGCGTCGCTGCCCAGCAGCGAGCCGTCGAGCCCCTGGCGGTGCGCCCACCAGGCGCGGAGGCGGGCGGGATCGAGCAAGGAGGTCATGCCGGTCAGTATGGCGGGCTCCACCGACAGCACCCCGCAAGAAAACATGAGAAGTGCTCGCATTAGTCTTGCGTCCGCTCGCGCACCGGAGCATGATCGGCGGCCATCCGCCCCATTCGCCCCGGACCCCGGAGGTGCCCTTGCGTGCCCGCCGCCGCTCGACCGCCGCCCTCCTTCTCACCCTGGCCGCCAGCCTGGCGCTGCCCGCGGCCGCCCCGGCCTACGCCTCCTCGGCAGCGGGCCCGGCCTCGGACTCTGCCCCGGCCGCGGCCGCCCGCTCGGTGCAGGGCTCCTTCGCCGGCTTCACCGACGCCCGGGGCCGCCTGCTCGGGCTGCGCGGCTTCAACATCGACAAGTACGACGAGACCACCCCCGCCGACGTCCGCGCCATCGCCGCCCAGGGCTTCGACCTGCTCAGGCTCGACATCACCTGGGCGCGCCTGGAGCCGCAGCGCGGGCAGTACGACCTGGCCCAGTTCCGCAAGCTGCGCGCGCTGATGGACGCCGCCGACCGCTACGGGCTGCGCGTGGTGGTCGACTTCCACCAGGACGTCTTCGGCCCCGCGTACGGCGGCGGCGACGACGGGGTGCCGGTCTGGGCCACCCGCGACGACGGCCTGCCCTTCGTCGCCGACCCGGACGACTGGTTCGCCGGCTACTTCCAGCCCGCCGTCCAGCGCGCGTTCCAGCACCTCTACGACGACCCCGACCTGCGCCGCGACCAGGCCGACTTCTACGCCAGGGTCGCCCGCGAGCTGGGCGGCCACCGCTCGCTGCTCGGCTACGACCTGTTCAACGAGCCGAGCGGCCCGATCGCCGGCGACCCGACCGACCCGGCCGTCCAGGTCGCCGCCTCCGCGGCACTGGAGCAGGGCCGGCTGGCGGCCATGTACCGGCGGCTGATCGCGGCGGTGCGCGCGGTGGACTCCACCTCATGGCTCTTCGTAGAACCGACGGTCCTGGTCGGCGAGGGCGTTCCGACGCGGCTGCCCGGCTTCGTCGACCCGCGCCGCGGCGGCGCCAGGATCGGGTACGCGCCACACTTCTACGACACCGCCGTGGAGAACGGCCAGGACTGGGACCCCGCCGACGGCTTCGTGCAGAACTACGTCGCCGCGATCACCGCGTACCCGGCGGCGCACCGGATGCCGGTCCTGGTCGGCGAGTGGGGCCCGCCGAACGCCGACCGGCCCGGCAACACCGAGCTGATCGCCCGCCAGGTGGCCGCGATGCAGGGCTTCGCGGCGGGCTGGACCATGTGGTACTGGGGCAAGGGCGTCGGCGGCTACACCCCGGTGGGCCCGGACGGCGCCCCGCACCCGGGCGACGCCCCGGTCTTCGCCCCGTACGCCCAGGCCCTGGCGGGCAGCCCGGTGAGCGAGTCCTACGACCCGGCGACGAGGCGGTACGTCCTCCGCTTCCGGCTCTCGCGAGCCGACGCACCGACCCGGATCGTGCTGCCGCCCTCGGTCTACGGCGACGGTGGCGCGTCGGTCGCCGTGACGGGCGCGGCGTCGCCGGGCATCCGTCTGCGACAGCCGGGCCCGGACCACTACGGCACGGTCGACGTCACGGCCTCCCGGCACGGCGCTGCCGACTCCCTGCTCACGGTCACGATCTCACCGGCCTGATCAGGCAGGGCCTCAGGGGCACGCCGATCCTGCACGAGCAACCAGGCAAGTGCCCAGGGGCGCGAGGAACTGCGCGAGCAACCACCCGGTGCGGATGGCCCTGTTCAGTGAGGACCATCCGCACGCGGGAGGGGGTACCTCCCGGCCGAAGGCCGGGGGATTGTCGCGCAGTTCCTCGCACCCCTGATAGTGCAACCAGCCCTATGGCGCACAGGCGCCGCGCCCGCGCGCCGGAGGCGCGCAGTTCCTCGCGCCCCTGGGGTGGTGCAACTTCCCCTCTGATGTGAGGGTTTCACGCCCGCGCGCCGGAGGCGCGCGGTTCCTCGCGCCCCTGACGGTGCGACTGGCCCCGCCGTCGTGGGCTACACGTTCACGCGCCAGCCCGGGACGGGGACCGCTTCGCGGAGGGCCCGGGTGTAGGGCTCGCGGGGGTCGTCGAGGACCGGGCCGCAGGCGCCCTGTTCCACCACGCGGCCGCGTCTCAGCACCAGCACCGTGTCGCAGAGCTGGCGGACGACGGCGAGGTCGTGGGAGATGAGCAGGTAGGCGAGGCCGGTCTCGGCGCGGATGTCCGTGAGCAGGTTGAGGATCTGGGCCTGGATCGAGACGTCCAGGGCCGAGACCGCCTCGTCCAGCACCAGGACCTTCGGCCGGGCCGCCAACGCGCGGGCGATGGCGACCCGTTGGCGCTGGCCGCCGGAGAGGTCGCGCGGGCGGGCGGAGGCCTGGCGTTCGGTGAGGCCGACCTGGTCGACCAGTTCGTCCAGCCGGGCCGCGCGCTCGGCGGACGAGAGCCCGCCGTGGTGCCGCAGGATCTCGTCGACGGCTGCCCGCGCACTCTGGCTCGGGTCCAGCGAGGTGTAAGGGTCCTGGAAGACGATCTGCAACTCCCGTGCCCGGGCATTGCGTTCGGCGCCTCCCCGGGCGGGGCGACTGCGGTCGCGGCCCATCACGGTGATACTGCCGCTGCCGGCCCGCTCCAGACCGACGAGCATCCGGGCGATCGTGGTCTTGCCGGAGCCGGACTCCCCCACGATCCCCAGCGAGCCGCCCGCCGGGACGGTGAAGCTGACGTCGGCGACCGCGTGGTGGGCCTTGAAGTACTTGTTCAGGCCGTGCACCTCCACGGCGTTGCTGACCGGGTTCATGCGTGGGCCTCCTCGCTCGTGCGGGCCGCGTGGATCTCCTCGACCCGCGCGCAGCGGACCAGGCCGCCGTCGAACTCGGTCAGCGGCGGCGGGGTCTGCTCGCAGCTCTCCGCGGCGAACGCGCAGCGCGGCGCGAACGCGCAGCCGGGACCGGCCTCGAAGGCCGAGACGGGACGGCCGGGGATCGCCGAGAGCCGCTCCGAGCGCTCGTCGATCGCCGGGCGGGAGCCCAGCAGGCCGAGCGTGTAGGGGTGCGCGGCCCGCTCGTGGAGCGTCCGGGCCGAGCGCAGCTCGACGATCCGGCCCGCGTACATCACCGCGACCCGGCCGCAGACCGCGAGCGCGAGGTCGAGGTCGTGGGTGATGAAGACCATCCCCATCCCCCGTTCCCTGCGCAGCCGGTCCAGGATGCCGACGACCTCGCGCTGGATGGTGACGTCCAGCGCCGTGGTCGGCTCGTCGGCCAGGATCAGCCGGGGCTCGGCCAGCAGCACGGAGGCGATCATCACCCGCTGGAGCATGCCGCCGGAGACCTCGTGCGGGTACTGGCGCAGCCGGCGGCCGGGATCGTCGATGCCGACCTCGGTCAGCACCTTCTCGGCGCGGGCCAGGGCCTCCTTCTTGCCCAGGCCACGGTTGCGGAGCAGCGCCTCGGTGAGGAAGGCCCCGATCCTGCGGGTCGGGTTGATGTGGGCCCGCGGGTCCTGGAAGACCAGGCCGACGCCGCCGTCGCGATAGCCGCGCAGCGCGCCGACGTCCATCGCGCCCACGTCGGCGCCCTCGAAGCGGATCGTGCCCGAGGCCGTCGCCGCCTGCGGCAGCAGCCGGGTGATCGCCCGGACCGTCATCGACTTGCCCGAGCCCGACTCGCCTACCAGGCCGAGCGCCTCCCCGGGCGCGAGGGTGAGGTCGACGCCGTCGAGCAGGGTGCGCGAGCCTCCGTCCTCGGTCGCGAAGTCGACGGTCAGGCCGGAGAGTTCCAGCAGCGGCTGGTCCGCTGCTGTCGGTGCGGCGGTCATGCGGCGGCTCCCACGGTGGTCTTGTCCTGGACGGCGGCAGCGGCACGGCGGGACCGGCGCAGGTAGCCCGGCGGCTTCTCACCGCTGATCCTGGCGCCCAGCACGGTCAGCGAGAGCACCGTGAGGACGATCAGGACGCCCGGGGCGATGACGGGCAGCCAGTAACCCTTGATCAGCGCGTCGCTGTCGCTGACCATCACGCCCCAGTCGGAGGCGGGCGCCTGGACCGCCAGGCCCAGGTAGGAGAGCGAGGCGAGGTCGAGCAGCGCGTAGCCGAAGGCGATCGCGGCCTGGCCGACGACCACCGGCGCGATGTTGCGCAGGATGTGCCGTCCGGTGATCCGCAGCACGCCGAAGCCCTGCACCGCCAGCGCGTCGACGTAGGGGCTCACCCGCTGCTGCCGCGCCGCGGCCCGCACGATCCGGGCCAGGAACGGGACGTAGGCGATCGACAGCGCGGCGACGGCCGGGGTCAGACCGGGACCGAACAGGGCCACCGTCAGCACCGCGAGCAGCAGGCCCGGCAGCGCGTAGACCAGGTCGAAGACCCTGGCCACCACGCCGTCGACCCAGCCGCCGTACCAGCTGGCCGCGAGCGCGAGCGGGATCCCGACGAGCAGGGAGACCCCGACCACCAGCGCCGGGCCGAGCAGGCTGGTGCGCGCGCCGTAGACGAGCCGGGACAGGATGTCCCTGCCGATGCCGTCGGTGCCCAGCAGGTGCGCGGCCGAGGGGCCGGAGTAGGCGTCCAGCAGGCTCTGCTGGTTCGGGTCGGCCGGGGCGACGAGGGCGGCGGCGATCGCGGCGAACAGCACCACGACCAGGAAGACCGCGGCCGCGATCCCCGAGCGGCCGAGCGTGCCGCGCGCCCGGGTCCAGAGGTGTGTCATGAGGTACTCCCTGCCTCGCGCAGGCGCGGGTCGACGAGGGCCTGGATCAGGTCGCTGGCCGCGTTGCACAGCACGAACGCGCCCACCAGCAGCAGGGCCACGGCCTGGACGACCGGGAAGTCCTTCTGTGCGACCGACTGGATGGTCAGCTGCCCGATGCCGGGCACGGCGAAGGCCGACTCGACCACCAGGGTCGAGGCGAAGGTGCCGGCGGTGAGCAGGCCGACCGCGGTGATGATCGGCGGCAGCGCGTTGCGCAGCACGTGGCTGCGGAGCACCGTCGCCCGGGGCAGGCCGCGCACCAGCGCGGTCTGCACGTGCTCGCGTTCCAGCTGCTCGCGCACGGCGTTGCGGGTGACGCGGGCCAGGAAGCCGCAGGAGAGCACCGCCATGGCGACCGCCGGCAGGGCCAGGCCCTGGATCCTGCCGCCGAGTCCGTCGCCCAGCCCCGAGGCCGGGAACCAGCCGAGCTTGACCGCGAAGACGGAGATCAGCAGGGTCGAGGCGACGAAGGGCGGGACGGTGACCGAGACCGAGGTGAGCATGGAGACCGCGCCGTCGACGCGTCCCGGCAGCAGCGCCGCGGCCAGGCCGGCCGCCATGCCGACGACGACCACCAGGATCATCGTCATCAGCACCAGCAGCAGGGTGTTGCCCAGCCCGGCGCCGATCCGGTCGGCGACCGGCTGGCCGGTGACCATCGAGGTGCCGAGGTCGCCGTGGAGGACCCCGGTGAGCCAGTCCCAGTAGCGGACCGGCAGCGGCTGGTCCAGGTGCAGCCGGTGCCGCACCGCCGCGCGGGCGGCGGCGGTGGGCTGGCGGCTGCCGAACAGCACGTTCTCCGGGCTGCCCGGCGCCAGGTAGAGACTGCCGAAGATGACGACGCTGGACAGGAAGAGCGTGGTGAGCAGTCCGCCCGTCCGGTGCAGCAGCAGCCGCCCCATCAGGGCGCCCCGACCGCGGTGACCCAGGCGTTGTCCATGTAGGAGAAGGTCAGCGGGGCGCCGGTGACGGCCTTGCTCTGGAAGAGCAGCGCGCGCGGCTGGACGATCGGGATCCAGGGCAGGTCCTGGCTCAGCAACTGCTGGGCCTTGAGCACCTGCTGGGCCCGCGCCTGCGGGTCGTCCGTCGCCTGGGCGGCGTCGAGCGCGGCCTGCACGCCGGGGTTGGCGTAGCCGTTGAAGTTCTGCACGCCGCTCTTGGTGCCGTAGCTCGCGTACATGGTCGCGGCCTCGGGGTACTCCATGTAGTTGATCGTCAGGAAGCCGTCGTAGGACGCGCGGGCCTTCGGGTCGGTGAAGAGGCTGCCGTACTGCTGGTCCGGCAGGCCGACCAGCTTGACCTTGAGGCCGATGGCCTGGCCGGTCTGCTGCAGCACCTGGGCCAGCTGCGTCTGGGAGGGGGTGCCCGCCGCGTAGGCGATGCTGACCTG
This genomic interval from Streptacidiphilus rugosus AM-16 contains the following:
- a CDS encoding ABC transporter ATP-binding protein, whose translation is MNPVSNAVEVHGLNKYFKAHHAVADVSFTVPAGGSLGIVGESGSGKTTIARMLVGLERAGSGSITVMGRDRSRPARGGAERNARARELQIVFQDPYTSLDPSQSARAAVDEILRHHGGLSSAERAARLDELVDQVGLTERQASARPRDLSGGQRQRVAIARALAARPKVLVLDEAVSALDVSIQAQILNLLTDIRAETGLAYLLISHDLAVVRQLCDTVLVLRRGRVVEQGACGPVLDDPREPYTRALREAVPVPGWRVNV
- a CDS encoding ABC transporter ATP-binding protein, coding for MTAAPTAADQPLLELSGLTVDFATEDGGSRTLLDGVDLTLAPGEALGLVGESGSGKSMTVRAITRLLPQAATASGTIRFEGADVGAMDVGALRGYRDGGVGLVFQDPRAHINPTRRIGAFLTEALLRNRGLGKKEALARAEKVLTEVGIDDPGRRLRQYPHEVSGGMLQRVMIASVLLAEPRLILADEPTTALDVTIQREVVGILDRLRRERGMGMVFITHDLDLALAVCGRVAVMYAGRIVELRSARTLHERAAHPYTLGLLGSRPAIDERSERLSAIPGRPVSAFEAGPGCAFAPRCAFAAESCEQTPPPLTEFDGGLVRCARVEEIHAARTSEEAHA
- a CDS encoding cellulase family glycosylhydrolase; the protein is MRARRRSTAALLLTLAASLALPAAAPAYASSAAGPASDSAPAAAARSVQGSFAGFTDARGRLLGLRGFNIDKYDETTPADVRAIAAQGFDLLRLDITWARLEPQRGQYDLAQFRKLRALMDAADRYGLRVVVDFHQDVFGPAYGGGDDGVPVWATRDDGLPFVADPDDWFAGYFQPAVQRAFQHLYDDPDLRRDQADFYARVARELGGHRSLLGYDLFNEPSGPIAGDPTDPAVQVAASAALEQGRLAAMYRRLIAAVRAVDSTSWLFVEPTVLVGEGVPTRLPGFVDPRRGGARIGYAPHFYDTAVENGQDWDPADGFVQNYVAAITAYPAAHRMPVLVGEWGPPNADRPGNTELIARQVAAMQGFAAGWTMWYWGKGVGGYTPVGPDGAPHPGDAPVFAPYAQALAGSPVSESYDPATRRYVLRFRLSRADAPTRIVLPPSVYGDGGASVAVTGAASPGIRLRQPGPDHYGTVDVTASRHGAADSLLTVTISPA
- a CDS encoding DNA glycosylase AlkZ-like family protein codes for the protein MTSLLDPARLRAWWAHRQGLDGSLLGSDAATVLARTGWARSVGGAAPYLGLFARAGLTRAQVDAAVAAVEIHELPSARGCTYVLPAADFALGLTVGAGAPAGELAAAGKHLRVREAEIDTLCAAVLAALEGAEGALDPAAIKDAVGGAVRNLGEAGKKRGLGTTLPLALGLLQASGEIRRVPVNGRLDQQRYGYVRWLRTPVAVAEPEVELARRYFDWAGPATLGHFRWFSGFTAARAKAAVAPLGLVPVQGTDLLLPSALADEFAAYRRPEEPHYALLAGIDGLHLLHRALPRLIDPADAQRPVPGAKQGRVFGGDVDPQCHLVTDRGRIVGFWEFDPAAGEIVHQLFVPQDAALKEALARTEAFVRDELGDARGFSLDSPKSRAPKIRAMREG
- a CDS encoding nuclear transport factor 2 family protein translates to MLTLQEISDRLEIQELFARYAHAVDSRDWAALKEVFTEDAVVDYTAMGGPAGTVPEICAFLESVLPMFPATQHLVANMLVEIDGDRATARTMCHNPMPLPDDGGLLQCGLWYIDKLVRTEVGWRLAERGEEKAYQVVLKQATAE
- a CDS encoding ABC transporter permease, which produces MTHLWTRARGTLGRSGIAAAVFLVVVLFAAIAAALVAPADPNQQSLLDAYSGPSAAHLLGTDGIGRDILSRLVYGARTSLLGPALVVGVSLLVGIPLALAASWYGGWVDGVVARVFDLVYALPGLLLAVLTVALFGPGLTPAVAALSIAYVPFLARIVRAAARQQRVSPYVDALAVQGFGVLRITGRHILRNIAPVVVGQAAIAFGYALLDLASLSYLGLAVQAPASDWGVMVSDSDALIKGYWLPVIAPGVLIVLTVLSLTVLGARISGEKPPGYLRRSRRAAAAVQDKTTVGAAA
- a CDS encoding ABC transporter permease, producing MGRLLLHRTGGLLTTLFLSSVVIFGSLYLAPGSPENVLFGSRQPTAAARAAVRHRLHLDQPLPVRYWDWLTGVLHGDLGTSMVTGQPVADRIGAGLGNTLLLVLMTMILVVVVGMAAGLAAALLPGRVDGAVSMLTSVSVTVPPFVASTLLISVFAVKLGWFPASGLGDGLGGRIQGLALPAVAMAVLSCGFLARVTRNAVREQLEREHVQTALVRGLPRATVLRSHVLRNALPPIITAVGLLTAGTFASTLVVESAFAVPGIGQLTIQSVAQKDFPVVQAVALLLVGAFVLCNAASDLIQALVDPRLREAGSTS